The genome window AGGATGCCCGGGTGCTGCTCGACCGTGCGAACGAGGCCGTGACCCGTTCCGCCGAGGATGCAGATGCCGCCCTGGCGCGGGTCGACGAGGTGCGCGGTCCGGTGACCGAACTCTCGCAGGCGATGTACCGCGGCGCGACCGTGGATCCTGTCACCGCCGCTATCGGTGCGGCAAGCCCGCAGGAGGCCATCGACCGCCGGGCCTACAGCTCGGCACTCAACGCCACCCGCACCGCCGCCGTCGAGGAACTCGAGGACGCGTTGACGGACGCCGCCGCGTACCGTTCCCTGGCGCTGCGGACGAAGGCCACGGCGGATTTCCAGCTCGCCGACTACGGGCAGCAGCAGATCGACCTGGCGGCCCGCACTGCCGAGCTGGACTCTCTGAAGGAGCAGATCTCCACCGCTGTGGACGGCATGTCGCCGGAGCAGAAGCAGCGGTGGGTCGACCGCAACGGTCCCATCGACGTCGACGTCGACCAGTTCCTCAACGGGGCATCCGCCGTGAGCAGTGGTGTCGTCGGGGCGGCGTTGAGCAAGTTGGGGTCGCCCTACTCCTGGGGTGCTGCCGGTCCGGACGCCTTCGACTGCTCCGGACTGATGTACTGGGCCTACCAGCAGATGGGCAAGTCCATTCCGCGCACCTCCAGCGCACAGATCGCCGGCGGGACGCCGGTGACCCGCGACCAGCTTCAGCCGGGAGACATCGTCGGCTACTTCTCCGGGGTCAGCCACGTCGGTATGTACATCGGCGACGGAAAGATCGTCCACGCCT of Corynebacterium terpenotabidum Y-11 contains these proteins:
- a CDS encoding NlpC/P60 family protein, with amino-acid sequence MTSRYIARHRAATMHSVRTGQFLRTAAGIGLSIGTAVAGTSVAQADPAPAEEVVEDPASSPVDTSPLPTDADGLLDRLNEASRQAEATSDRVVDNNAALEDARVLLDRANEAVTRSAEDADAALARVDEVRGPVTELSQAMYRGATVDPVTAAIGAASPQEAIDRRAYSSALNATRTAAVEELEDALTDAAAYRSLALRTKATADFQLADYGQQQIDLAARTAELDSLKEQISTAVDGMSPEQKQRWVDRNGPIDVDVDQFLNGASAVSSGVVGAALSKLGSPYSWGAAGPDAFDCSGLMYWAYQQMGKSIPRTSSAQIAGGTPVTRDQLQPGDIVGYFSGVSHVGMYIGDGKIVHASDYGIPVQVVSVDSMPFAGAARY